TAGTTAATGTAACTCCAGATGATTTAGGAGAAGGAAATTTAGCTGGAATGTATTTTCAAAGAGATTTAGAAGAAAAAGCATTTATTATGGGTGGTTCAAATTACAAAGCACCTGTGCAATTGGTACAAGATTTTATAAAAA
Above is a window of Streptobacillus ratti DNA encoding:
- a CDS encoding FAD-dependent protein, which codes for MSYSKRDLENANSAVLVNVTPDDLGEGNLAGMYFQRDLEEKAFIMGGSNYKAPVQLVQDFIK